From Penicillium digitatum chromosome 5, complete sequence, one genomic window encodes:
- a CDS encoding Crotonase, core: MVFKYARSLSGVSRLRADLLNSQLYKAIYHYETKFCVHYSRNSLASLSSGSFRSFQSDAFLNVPESFAIDTQPLHLVDQFKNKRPDFSLEEQCATALQHTVNSTLGEKRLNKTRSIRVKPKPAEYLSKALRNAGHALGYNGQSAVLDRAHPKIAHETQNQLKTVGRPKKPSLPVILGEYIREVDSLLSCTSGKRSNKDLDVALQKVFRNTNHDYLLSRGYDAADVTAWAWIMKSQNTHEAMIRLFLFETDRAKSGATSPSIPPFISLHLLRQQNLDAHTFRLLLIHSLHLMSGHTFPIAETSAGVVEQDPELFPGDFRPQIDTGTCVILVVRLIRHARRVWPQSLLTIARAFARFLSIPRADDAKRSVSVTRHDDRVKTSKFNGCLWLLSIPANIAPYRSTSIQQQAQFELLRAMATHKPVLPVTRQGYRAVVAVQLAHKKTFEERQSAELKAPSWPPWKEEKLGIDSQRGNEGMFSRAMQVLSQMKDAGYSHRLWEDISSILAGWDTDHSPTVQTRAMMRRPQALPDRHGSKTNHHEMWVARIRSTRTVREAWACFLSYQDRGLPPKGSIYAAMAEKLIYRRNTIESEFDQLSHALPGDGREVHPEPASARDIIYVPTEPPSVDEFLDQMRGRGLRPSGRFLGLLLQSATSLRSGLDYLQCSGLAKAQIETLSIVRAKSRTYHTLDLDAFHKLPDFVFASFIKLLCTHSDIASLDIGNRNILTADRFPALIAADCSTGAKVDLIAYSEEHPGNQHHPRALWHAIQLTKMRRAPYTPAWTHILSALTRDRLTGYYGPRSRSLQRILAWHQALRALSWMRQRDVELGEEGFRILCVAFTKAVDAALRHPGTAEHSFMLIHKARIRRLKAKNDGDDEVDALMQHALQVLKHQFDHLVLPASRTTEHAERSVFAAEMNSETQLHVPSMLQIPSPATLHAFVRALGSVGDDEGLLHLLHWMSRSADLLKEAADEHANGDKMMRRTLVAIRVFLERRQQRIDTRVPSDSIVEACDLVSRTGWDWPSDAEVIEYCQ, encoded by the exons ATGG TTTTCAAGTATGCCCGAAGCCTTTCGGGAGTATCGCGGCTAAGAGCAGACTTGCTCAATAGTCAATTATACAAG GCAATTTACCACTATGAAACCAAGTTTTGTGTACACTACTCGCGCAATTCCCTGGCTAGCCTAAGCTCAGGCAGTTTCCGTTCGTTTCAGTCCGATGCATTCCTCAATGTGCCCGAGTCATTTGCAATCGATACTCAACCCTTACACCTCGTCGATCAATTCAAAAACAAGCGGCCAGATTTCTCACTCGAAGAACAATGCGCAACAGCGCTCCAACACACGGTGAATAGCACGCTCGGAGAGAAAAGGCTCAACAAAACCCGCAGCATTAGAGTGAAACCGAAGCCCGCCGAATATCTCTCCAAAGCTTTGCGAAATGCTGGCCACGCCCTCGGATATAATGGCCAATCAGCCGTGCTTGACCGAGCTCACCCCAAAATTGCACACGAAACACAGAACCAGTTGAAGACAGTTGGTCGACCAAAAAAGCCGTCACTGCCGGTGATTCTTGGGGAGTATATTCGAGAGGTGGACTCGCTACTCTCCTGTACGTCGGGTAAGCGTTCCAACAAAGATTTGGACGTAgctctccagaaagtgttCAGAAACACAAATCATGACTATCTTTTATCGCGTGGCTACGATGCCGCCGATGTGACTGCTTGGGCCTGGATCATGAAAAGCCAGAATACCCACGAAGCAATGATACGGCTGTTCTTGTTCGAAACTGACAGAGCCAAGTCTGGCGCGACTAGTCCGAGCATTCCGCCTTTTATTTCGCTTCATCTTTTGAGACAGCAAAACCTTGATGCTCACACTTTTCGTTTGCTCTTAATCCACTCATTACATCTCATGAGCGGACATACCTTTCCCATCGCTGAAACCTCTGCTGGAGTTGTCGAACAAGATCCTGAGCTATTCCCCGGGGACTTCCGCCCTCAAATCGATACTGGCACTTGCGTGATTTTGGTAGTTCGTTTAATCCGTCATGCTCGGCGCGTGTGGCCTCAATCACTTCTTACTATTGCACGTGCATTCGCTCGCTTCCTCTCAATCCCAAGGGCGGATGACGCCAAGAGGTCAGTTTCGGTGACTCGACATGATGATCGCGTCAAAACCTCGAAATTTAATGGATGTCTCTGGTTACTTTCAATACCGGCCAACATTGCTCCTTACCGCTCAACATCTATCCAACAGCAAGCGCAATTTGAGCTTCTTCGAGCCATGGCCACCCACAAACCCGTCCTTCCCGTTACAAGACAAGGATATCGAGCAGTCGTTGCAGTCCAACTGGCTCATAAGAAAACATTCGAAGAGCGCCAGTCCGCTGAACTAAAAGCTCCATCCTGGCCTCCCtggaaggaagaaaaacTGGGAATTGATTCTCAGCGTGGAAATGAAGGGATGTTCAGTCGTGCGATGCAGGTACTTTCACAAATGAAAGATGCTGGCTATTCTCATCGTCTTTGGGAGGACATATCCTCGATTTTGGCGGGCTGGGACACAGATCACAGTCCGACGGTGCAGACCAGGGCTATGATGCGTCGCCCGCAAGCTTTACCGGACAGACATGGATCCAAGACGAATCATCACGAAATGTGGGTTGCTCGTATTCGCTCTACAAGAACTGTCCGTGAAGCCTGGGCGTGCTTCCTCTCATATCAGGACCGTGGCCTGCCCCCAAAGGGTTCCATATACGCTGCCATGGCTGAAAAGCTAATATACCGACGAAACACCATAGAGAGCGAGTTTGACCAACTGAGTCATGCCTTGCCAGGCGATGGCCGCGAAGTTCACCCGGAACCAGCTTCTGCTCGTGACATCATTTATGTGCCCACGGAACCACCTAGCGTGGATGAGTTTCTTGATCAGATGCGCGGACGGGGGCTTCGGCCTTCCGGGAGATTCCTCGGCCTACTACTTCAGTCTGCTACTTCTCTGCGTTCGGGGTTGGATTACCTCCAATGCAGTGGCCTTGCAAAAGCCCAAATCGAGACGCTCTCTATTGTGCGGGCCAAGTCTCGCACGTACCACACCTTAGACCTTGACGCTTTTCATAAATTGCCAGACTTTGTATTTGCATCGTTCATCAAGTTGCTGTGCACCCATTCAGATATTGCCAGTCTGGACATCGGCAATCGAAATATTCTTACAGCTGACCGTTTCCCGGCATTGATAGCCGCCGACTGCTCGACCGGTGCGAAAGTGGACCTTATCGCATACTCCGAGGAACATCCAGGTAATCAGCATCATCCGAGGGCTTTATGGCACGCGATCCAATTGACCAAAATGCGACGTGCTCCTTACACCCCGGCCTGGACCCACATTCTATCTGCTCTGACCCGTGATCGCCTCACCGGGTATTATGGTCCAAGAAGCCGAAGTCTTCAGCGCATACTAGCATGGCACCAGGCTCTCAGAGCATTGAGCTGGATGCGACAGCGCGATGTTGAACTTGGCGAGGAAGGATTCCGCATTTTGTGCGTGGCGTTTACGAAAGCCGTTGACGCTGCCCTTAGACACCCGGGGACTGCCGAACACAGTTTTATGCTGATTCATAAAGCTCGTATCCGTCGTCTCAAAGCCAAGAACGATGGCGATGATGAGGTTGACGCTTTGATGCAGCACGCGCTGCAGGTCTTGAAGCATCAGTTCGATCATCTCGTGCTCCCAGCATCTAGAACAACGGAGCATGCAGAGCGAAGTGTCTTTGCAGCAGAAATGAATTCAGAAACACAACTCCATGTTCCCTCAATGCTGCAAATACCATCACCTGCGACGCTACATGCCTTTGTGCGGGCTCTTGGGTCTGTAGGAGATGACGAAGGGTTGTTACATCTGCTGCACTGGATGAGTCGGTCGGCTGATCTATTGAAAGAAGCTGCAGACGAACATGCAAACGGAGACAAAATGATGCGTCGAACCCTTGTGGCGATCAGGGTGTTTTTGGAAAGACGACAGCAACGGATTGACACACGGGTACCATCGGACTCGATCGTGGAGGCATGCGACCTTGTCAGCCGGACAGGCTGGGACTGGCCAAGTGATGCGGAGGTTATAGAATACTGCCAGTGA
- a CDS encoding Glutamyl-tRNA(Gln) amidotransferase, B subunit — protein MLRSWIGSGTVRSLCVRRVTRSSISSPKAPFSSAPNRDLQPPASADRVPLRKQLKQEAKALRSHKKQRKETEEASRQEWELTVGVEIHAQLDTESKLFSRAATSTSDTPNSNVALFDLAFPGSQPAFQIATLLPALRAAIALNCEIQPVSRFDRKHYFYQDQPAGYQITQYYEPFARNGYVDLFDYDGIAPEDGERVRIDIKQLQLEQDTAKSQEYPPSSQLLDFNRVSHPLIEIITMPQIHTPATAAACVRKLQAIVQSCGAVTTGMEMGGLRADVNVSIRRRGEAPGQHQYDGISGLGQRTEIKNLSSFKAVEDAIIAEKNRQIEVLESGGVIEGETRGWTIGSTETRRLRGKEGSVDYRYMPDPDLPPLIIGEDLLSSLRESIPTAPDALLTLLVGSEFSLPIEDAKPLIELDNGARFEYYHDVVDILRSLQIDQDDKTRASLARVASNWVLHELGGLLAKADQTWDPDVVPARSLAHLIDHLQRKLITGPTAKHVLVTIFDGDHRPVPQLLEAENLLLRPLSREEYLALAESVIALNEQMVEQIRSKNQLGKLGWFVGQMMRHGEKGRVEAPKAEEILRELILK, from the exons ATGCTTCGGTCATGGATTGGCAGCGGTACGGTCCGCTCTTTGTGCGTGCGACGCGTGACTCGGTCATCCATTTCATCCCCTAAAGCCCCATTCTCCTCCGCACCAAACCGTGATCTCCAACCGCCAGCCTCCGCAGATCGCGTTCCCCTCCGCAAACAACTCAAGCAGGAAGCCAAGGCGCTTCGGTCACACAAAAAACAACGCAAGGAAACAGAGGAGGCTTCGAGGCAAGAATGGGAACTGACGGTGGGCGTGGAGATCCACGCGCAATTGGATACAGAGTCCAAATTATTCTCCC GGGCAGCAACATCGACAAGTGATACACCCAATTCCAACGTTGCGTTGTTCGATCTGGCGTTCCCAGGTAGCCAACCG GCATTCCAAATCGCAACACTCCTACCGGCTCTCCGCGCTGCCATTGCGCTGAACTGTGAGATACAGCCAGTCAGTCGGTTTGATCGGAAACACTACTTCTACCAGGATCAGCCGGCGGGGTATCAAATCACACAATACTATG AACCATTCGCACGAAATGGCTACGTTGACCTGTTCGATTACGACGGAATCGCCCCGGAGGACGGGGAACGGGTTCGGATTGACATCAAACAACTCCAGTTGGAGCAGGACACAGCCAAATCCCAGGAATACCCGCCCTCGAGCCAACTTCTTGACTTCAACCGGGTGTCCCATCCTCTGATCGAAATCATCACCATGCCGCAAATCCACACTCCGGCAACGGCCGCGGCATGCGTTCGGAAACTACAAGCCATTGTACAATCGTGTGGTGCCGTGACTACGGGAATGGAGATGGGCGGTCTCCGTGCAGATGTCAACGTCTCGATCCGACGCCGAGGCGAAGCACCCGGGCAACATCAGTACGATGGGATCAGCGGGCTGGGTCAGCGTACCGAAATCAAGAATCTCAGCAGTTTCAAGGCGGTAGAGGATGCCATCATTGCGGAGAAGAATCGTCAGATTGAGGTGCTCGAGAGTGGGGGTGTCATAGAAGGAGAGACTCGTGGTTGGACAATTGGCAGTACTGAAACGCGCAGACTTCGCGGCAAGGAGGGCTCGGTCGACTACCGCTACATGCCTGACCCTGATCTCCCACCACTGATCATTGGAGAGGATCTGCTCTCTAGTCTGAGAGAGTCTATCCCGACAGCCCCAGACGCTCTTCTTACCCTGCTCGTCGGATCCGAGTTTAGTCTGCCCATCGAAGATGCCAAACCACTCATCGAGCTGGACAACGGAGCTCGCTTCGAGTACTATCACGATGTGGTGGATATCCTCCGCAGTCTTCAGATAGACCAAGACGACAAAACACGCGCCAGTCTCGCGCGGGTGGCAAGCAACTGGGTTCTGCACGAGCTAGGCGGTCTCTTGGCCAAGGCAGACCAGACATGGGACCCAGATGTCGTCCCAGCCCGGTCCTTGGCCCACCTCATTGACCACCTACAGCGAAAACTCATCACCGGCCCGACAGCCAAGCACGTGCTGGTCACCATCTTTGATGGGGACCATCGACCAGTGCCACAGCTACTAGAGGCGGAGAATCTCCTACTGCGGCCGTTATCACGGGAGGAGTATCTAGCTCTGGCGGAGTCTGTCATTGCCTTGAACGAGCAGATGGTCGAGCAGATCCGCAGCAAGAATCAGCTGGGTAAATTGGGTTGGTTCGTGGGGCAAATGATGCGCCATGGTGAAAAGGGCAGGGTGGAAGCTCCCAAAGCAGAAGAGATTCTCCGGGAGTTGATTCTGAAATAG
- a CDS encoding Mitochondrial methylglutaconyl-CoA hydratase (Auh), putative produces MASIMSTRLVRLCAPLAHLRATAVPTRVFISRYSTSTEDDIIKTQQVPAPGSGHVRVLQLNRPKARNAISTHLLDTLSKHVDAIAAEGGNGPTRALVIASNADAAFCAGADLKERANMSMAETEDFLLKLRSTFQKLASLEIPTISAVSSVALGGGLELALCTHLRVFASSSVVALPETRLAIIPGAGGTYRLPPIIGVNRARDMILTGRRVTGPESYFIGLCDRLVEVLPQEEATEGVARERVLRESIKLALDICEGGPIAIKMAMQAVDAHALGERAENAAYEAVIETDDRYEALRAFVEKRKPAFRGR; encoded by the exons ATGGCAAGCATCATGTCAACGCGCCTCGTCCGCCTCTGCGcacccctcgcccacctccGGGCGACCGCGGTACCTACCCGGGTTTTCATATCTCGGTACAGCACCAGCACAGAAGACGATATTATCAAGACCCAGCAGGTCCCCGCCCCAGGGTCAGGGCATGTGCGCGTGCTGCAATTGAACCGCCCCAAAGCTCGAAACGCGATCTCGACCCACTTGCTAGACACGCTCTCAAAGCATGTGGACGCCATCGCCGCCGAAGGAGGCAACGGGCCAACCCGGGCATTGGTTATAGCAAGTAATGCCGACGCGGCATTTTGCGCGGGTGCAGACCTGAAGGAACGAGCCAATATGAGCATGGCCGA AACCGAAGACTTCCTCCTCAAACTCCGGTCCACCTTCCAAAAACTTGCCTCCCTCGAAATCCCCACCATCTCCGCCGTCTCATCCGTAGCCCTCGGCGGCGGCCTCGAGCTCGCTCTGTGCACGCACCTGCGCGTCTTCGCGTCCTCCAGCGTCGTCGCCCTCCCCGAAACACGCCTCGCCATCATCCCCGGTGCTGGCGGCACATATCGACTGCCTCCGATTATCGGCGTGAACCGTGCCCGGGACATGATCCTCACTGGGCGCCGTGTGACCGGACCCGAGTCTTACTTCATTGGGCTCTGTGATCGGCTTGTGGAGGTGCTTCCACAGGAGGAGGCAACAGAAGGCGTTGCACGCGAACGTGTCCTGCGGGAGAGTATCAAGCTCGCTTTGGATATCTGTGAAGGTGGTCCTATTGCTATCAAGATGGCGATGCAGGCTGTCGATGCCCATGCTCTGGGCGAGCGGGCGGAGAATGCGGCTTATGAGGCCGTCATCGAGACTGATGATCGGTATGAGGCGCTGCGCGCCTTTGTTGAGAAGCGGAAGCCGGCATTCCGCGGGAGGTAG
- a CDS encoding polyadenylate binding protein types 1 2 3 4 family protein: MSADEAGDTTPTSTTNGEPHPDPATNANSGKRKRSTQDDKSSTEPNATASRDRANLHETLRSLIDLLLKHDTELQLLSCPFPNSTAKPRTKRAKIFGDLETSNIQTRVNSGKYNTLQEFLSDIERASAAVIERNQAQANSTKEDGAPLNEVVNRIAAFKKHMNSLIGQSFVNQPEVKTETMEDDTDESTELHAINVCQREDKPALTLFGNPSNPKQLFSSLQKSVKVPLQSESGPEKFVEVQEELREVALPNGITATKVIPFNLDAASQPKRTFGEVFAPRETLPKLEPPRKRSHRANSSTWTDRFDATFDVRTFLGERSNYCLAPLPSIQWLQYGGVTSSPSYWDRVEKYADSDNVHRHGDPALWTGPDSSAFQGVFSSFAPSYDSSGAIVQLASKDMVWWGQRGANRVNKLLSIPWEGDIKQKDKQTAQPGNIGELDESILDEMVESFNAQDFTIDITATDPSCEVDPEAKEIKQMLEEVSDLLNTLSSYQRIRSLKYPSDLQPPGQQVPDSNETLAIDSGDLNMPSEAETLVYDTLKSSLAAIVCNLPPYAVAKLDGNQLAELNISQKVLVETPDYNGTMEKDDFTLSQERAAALLAAASAANRTSTPSTARPSNYQGSHNAYNQRAFASNARAPNQSGFQVTPQHARQPSAPTTYTHAYGAGRPPTTPSQRPGNTPQYAQMNPQYNQGSQAPQYQRPASNGFAQVSPQPYTPQARQPGTFNATPQGRAPYATATSNQRAQFPGQTPSQAGYSNSAASSTYSRSAAEQAALMDRNKAQLAARQTGHSSSTPQPQGLDARASQEGSMTPGSKPNGTPLST; this comes from the exons ATGAGCGCCGACGAAGCTGGAGACACAACCCCCACTTCCACCACAAATGGCGAACCTCATCCCGACCCTGCTACTAATGCAAACTCTGGGAAACGGAAGCGCTCCACTCAAGACGACAAATCGAGCACTGAACCAAATGCCACTGCCTCACGCGATCGAGCAAATCTCCATGAAACTTTGCGTAGCCTGATTGATCTTCTTTTGAA GCATGACACTGAACTCCAACTCCTCTCGTGCCCCTTCCCAAATTCAACCGCGAAGCCTCGAACGAAACGCGCAAAGATTTTCGGCGATCTGGAGACCTCCAACATCCAAACACGCGTCAATTCGGGCAAATATAACACATTGCAGGAGTTTCTTTCTGACATCGAAAGAGCATCGGCCGCTGTAATTGAACGCAATCAGGCTCAGGCCAATAGCACAAAAGAAGACGGTGCACCTTTGAATGAAGTGGTCAACCGCATCGCAGCATTCAAAAAACATATGAATAGCTTGATTGGCCAATCTTTCGTCAACCAGCCCGAGGTCAAAACAGAGACAATGGAAGACGATACCGACGAATCAACAGAGCTTCACGCGATCAATGTCTGTCAGCGAGAGGATAAGCCTGCACTGACACTCTTCGGAAATCCATCGAATCCCAAGCAGCTATTCTCAAGTCTTCAGAAATCGGTGAAGGTGCCGTTGCAGTCCGAATCGGGACCTGAGAAATTTGTTGAAGTACAGGAGGAGCTTCGCGAGGTCGCCCTGCCTAATGGCATCACGGCCACCAAAGTAATTCCTTTCAACCTTGATGCTGCATCTCAACCAAAGCGAACATTTGGAGAGGTATTTGCTCCACGCGAAACATTACCAAAGCTAGAACCTCCGCGCAAACGATCTCACCGGGCTAATTCGAGCACATGGACGGATCGCTTCGACGCCACTTTCGATGTCAGGACATTTTTGGGAGAGCGCAGCAACTACTGCCTAGCACCCCTTCCTTCAATCCAGTGGCTCCAATACGGCGGAGTCACATCATCGCCTTCCTACTGGGATCGTGTAGAAAAGTATGCAGATTCGGATAATGTTCATCGACATGGCGATCCTGCTCTTTGGACTGGGCCCGATTCGTCTGCTTTCCAGGGTGTATTCTCATCATTTGCTCCTTCTTACGACAGCTCTGGTGCGATTGTACAGCTCGCTTCGAAGGATATGGTTTGGTGGGGACAACGGGGTGCGAATCGCGTGAACAAGCTGCTGTCGATCCCATGGGAAGGAGACATCAAGCAAAAAGACAAACAAACCGCTCAGCCTGGCAATATTGGCGAACTTGATGAGAGCATTCTAGATGAAATGGTTGAGTCATTCAACGCCCAAGACTTTACAATTGACATCACGGCAACCGATCCGAGTTGTGAAGTCGATCCGGAAGCAAAAGAGATCAAGCAAATGCTCGAGGAAGTTTCTGACTTGCTCAACACTCTAAGTTCCTACCAGCGAATTCGAAGTCTCAAATACCCCTCTGATCTCCAGCCGCCTGGTCAACAAGTGCCTGACTCGAATGAAACCCTTGCTATTGATTCAGGCGATCTGAACATGCCCTCTGAAGCAGAGACACTCGTGTATGATACACTCAAGTCTAGCCTTGCTGCAATCGTCTGCAACCTGCCACCTTATGCTGTCGCCAAACTGGACGGTAATCAGCTGGCTGAGCTGAATATTAGCCAAAAGGTTCTAGTTGAAACTCCTGACTATAACGGCACCATGGAAAAGGATGACTTCACTCTGTCACAGGAAAGGGCTGCAGCATTGCTCGCTGCAGCTAGTGCCGCAAATCGAACTTCAACGCCCTCTACTGCACGGCCTAGTAATTACCAAGGCTCTCACAATGCCTACAACCAACGCGCTTTTGCTTCCAATGCTCGCGCTCCAAATCAGTCGGGGTTCCAGGTCACGCCACAGCACGCACGGCAGCCCTCGGCACCAACTACATACACGCATGCTTATGGCGCGGGTCGTCCACCAACTACGCCCAGTCAACGCCCAGGCAACACTCCTCAATACGCGCAAATGAACCCGCAGTACAATCAAGGCAGCCAGGCTCCCCAATACCAGCGCCCTGCTTCTAATGGATTTGCTCAAGTGTCTCCACAGCCATACACCCCACAGGCCAGGCAGCCAGGCACATTCAACGCCACGCCACAGGGGCGTGCGCCCTATGCGACTGCAACCTCGAACCAGCGTGCTCAGTTTCCAGGCCAAACTCCTTCACAGGCCGGCTACTCAAATTCCGCGGCTAGTTCCACGTACTCTCGCAGTGCGGCTGAACAAGCTGCGCTGATGGACAGGAACAAGGCACAACTGGCGGCTCGACAGACAGGTCACAGTTCTTCAACCCCTCAACCTCAAGGGCTGGATGCCCGTGCTTCCCAAGAGGGCAGCATGACACCAGGGAGCAAACCGAATGGCACGCCCCTTTCGACGTGA